The Phragmites australis chromosome 1, lpPhrAust1.1, whole genome shotgun sequence genomic interval gatggcgaccGACGACGATATTTTCCCACGGAATGGCGGCATTGCGTTGGCCATGTGCACAGGTCACAAAAGTCGTGGGTGGCCGACGGCCAGGCTGCGCGCGAGTGAGAgcgaagagaggagagagaacgAGAATGCGGGCAAGTGGCTGGGCATTCAATGTGGCAATCGGATATTTCCTGGGAAGGAGCGACTGTCACGGTGGCGAGCGGCGTGGTGTTACACTCGAgggggaggaagacgatgcagGCGAGCGACCGATGGCCGACATGCGGGCGGCTGAGCAGGTGGGTTGGGTTGTGCGCGCGGGGAGGCTAGGCTGGTGACACGCACGAGCGGGCCAAGCATagaagaaggagagggggaAGAAGGTCGGGCTGGCTGAGTGTGAGTCGAAACAGAGAGAGGAAAAGAGATTCAGCCcgagagggaaaagaaaaaggaaatgggTTTGGCGTTTAAATTCAATTggaggtatttgaatttagttttggaattgagtttgggtttggtataaattcaaattgagaCATTTGAATtgtaatttggatttggatattGAGACtttgaatatgatttgaattaaaaatagatttgagcggaatagaatctaagaatagatttgaaattgagagacattcaattccaaatctccacacaaagaaccaaaaaatcataaaccaatgcatatgaatcaATTTAATGCAGGACTCATTTTGGAAATAATTCTAGTGTATTTTGGAATACATAGTCAActtaatatatatttgaatatgtatttttCCTTGATTCTAGTTGACTCAATTAATCACCAAAAGTTTGAATTTAGAGcaaaatttgcaattaattaacatCTTAAAACTCAAGATGTTACACACATGGAACAtaccaaacaccactaaggcaTAGCAACAATCACTTTTCGCCACTAAAACCGACAAAAacaaagggttaaatctaaaacataTTTTAGACACCCCGTACTCGTAAAGCGAACACTCCACATAAATCCatcccgcactaagcacatTAGTTTGAGCACTTGACACGAGCAACGCTTTCGGcagtccctcttgatagtacgaccaTCGATCATATAATCCAGTCTCCCACCAAACTTCTGAAGACtgataaaactaaaaaatattctagttataccattgccttgagcaatcctatcggacttgacgaacacattaTCCGAGTCTCGATACTTCTCATAGCTCTTTAAGGCTCATCATCAACTCAtcttctcttgatgacgatgatcatTCTCACTTCCTATGCACCAAGTGTGGAAGACTTCACTCTTCACgtcattttcattttgttcaccaccaaggcatgAACATAAGACACTTAATATCTACAAGTGACTTGGCCTTCACTCTTTATtgtcaattttcatatagaagCTAACCTCACTCACTTTCAAGCACAttgcacatgggttagtccataaaactcaattgataatctcatacctttagttatttgatctccataagtaacttagtcttcataCTTATTATCAACCTTATTGATCTTCTCCTTCATATCAAGAGTATCACCTCGAGCTATTCATTTTGATGCGtatctcttgatcacatgacattCCTTAATGAATCTATGTTCAATCCTCTATGCATCATCTATGGAACAACATACCAATAATTATTAGcgtaattgttagtctatacatattatcattaattactaaaatcacacttaggggctagataAACCTTCAATAGTACCAAGTTTCTGCAGAGGGTGCGCCATCTTTCGCACTTCGTCTATAACATCGACTTTCTAAAGAGGGTGCGCTACCACCCACACGTTGCATCCACCACCGTCTACCACAAAGGTCATCTCCGTCGTGCTATCTTTACACTAAGGTATTATGCGAGAGTTATTTTTATCCCCTCATAAATCGGTCACCATCTTGATTCTTCTTACACCATTGCTACAAACGTCCAACCCTAGATAATATAATCCCCAGGTACTTGTCATTCTCCTTCCTCTTGAATTACATTATCATGTTGTGAATTTTGTGTATGCAAATATCTCTTTTTGCTATACTAATCTCTcttttatgatatttttttacttctcTGGATTGTTATATCTTGAATTAATTCCACGTGTGTGAAGCATATGTGGAGTTGCTAGTTAGAAACTTGAAATCCAGCCCAATGCAACTCCAAAATGCAACCTTGataatctatatctatactcttATAAAATACACGAGTTGTGGTAGATCCGATCGATCTTCACCGTCCACCCGAATTGATCAAATGATTACAGTGTAAAGCTGGGCCCCGCTTCtcctttcaaaaatacattcaatctcccATTATTTGCTTttcatatattctaaaaatatgtttaatctcttattatttatcttccatatatAGACGTTCAATATTTACCTTCCATACATTTAACATCGAGTTTCTCTAGAGGGTGTGTTATCTCCCTCACTTCACCTACAACGCCAGCTTTCTAGAAAGAGTGTGTCGTCATCCGCACATTGGCTCCACTACCGTCTACCACATAGGTCGTCTGTGTCACATTATCTTTACATCAAGTTACTATGtgagaattattttcatcattAAAAAATAGTCACTATCTTGATTCTTCTCAAATCGTTGTTACAGACAGATAACTCTGAATGATACGATCCCCTTCACTCTCCTATTAAGAtactcatcattctcttctcTCCTAAAATTATATAATCAtatcataaattttatatataaaaatcaCTCTTTtattacactatattttttaCTTTCTTAATCTATATTGATTCTACGTGTGCAATTGCTAAGTCAGCTTAATGAATTCAGAACCCAACGTAACCCTCCTCCTTCTGGTCCATCAAACAATCTGACCCACACATACTTACGGCCCACTTAACCCATCACAAGGCATAAAACCCCTCCcgagatattttttatttttctccctccaaagcaaaaaaaaaaaaaaacccagaaAAAGGCCAAATCCTGTCCTGGACTCCTGGCCCTATCGTTTCGGTTCGCCGCTGcctcgcccgcccgcccgcccgctaTGTCGCTCGCCATGGCCACTCCTACCACCTCCTCTACCTTCTCCTCGcccctcctcccttcctcccccaCGCCCCGCCGGACCCCCGCCGACCCACTCCGCCGTATTCGCCGTCCGCGGCTTGTTGCCGTCGCCTCCGTCCCCGACCCCGCGGCGGGGCCGGTGGAGTACACGCCCTGGCTCATCGCCGGCCTCGGCAACCCAGGTGACAAGTACTACGGAACGCGCCACAATGTTAGCACCGACGCTACCCTTCGTTCGTATTTCACATTCCCGGATGGTAGTTCTCACTTCGCACACACTGATTGATTAGGTGGGGTTTGAGATGGTGGATCGCATCGCACGGGACGAGGGGATCACGATGAACACGATCCAGTCCAAGTCGCTGCTGGGAGTAGGTAGCTAACTCGCTTATGCCATCGGATTGTGTGTACTTAGGTTCTACTTTCTCCTGTATGTTGCGCTCTATCCTTACTGGATGATTTTGGGATTATCAGTGAAGAAGGCATCCTATCTTTTTTAgttaatttagaattttttgctTCGCATGGTGTTCATACTAGTGGCATAATTGGACTTGGACATCAATCTCGGTGGTAGTAAGTATGCAGTCGTCTGCGTGTCAGTGTCTGCACCCCAGAAACTAGACAAGTATGGTAGTTCAAGCAACTGATCTGTGGAGAAATATCCATGTAATTCAATATTTAGCTAGCTGTAAAGATGACAAGTTTTTTCTTCGATTTTGTAGAAACATGTTTTGTGTAAGTTTAAGCAAAATAAATTCGaagtttttatttggttagGAACTTAGGATTGTATTTAGTGAACATGTTGTTTGGTGAAAACTGAAAAGTAGTTCTTATTTATTCTTCCTTGTGTTTTATGAATTCTTTTTTGAGACTCTTCTGTTTTTTTAGTTCTGTGGTCTGCCATTACTAAAAGCAATTAGGCATACATTTGTGCCCACTGATGGGAAATATTTTATGTAGCCCCACTTTGTTGAGGCACAAGCTGTACATTCATGAGGATCCTCTCTCTTTGAAAATAAGTGCTTGATAttgaactaaaattttaaaCATGGCAAATTGGATATTTTCCAAGAGAAAACGAGAAAGCACTTTCTCATGTTCATTTGGCATTTGGTTTCTGTTATTGTTCTTTTTGATCTTGTGAGATCATGCAGTTCACTTAGTCCTTATTGTAATGCAAAGGATCATACTAAAAAAGGTGCCGATGTACAGATTGAAATTTTAAATTTGTCTGTTGATCATAGCACTAGAAAAGTATAGTCTCAAGATATTAGATATGCATAATGGTGTAAGTGCGATGTATTCAAAAGAAAGTAACGCAACCCTGGTGCATAGAAGTATGGGTATTCCGGTGATCATTTTGTTACTGAAAGCATAACTATAAGCTGCAAACAGTCATTGTCATAATCATGTTTTATTAATTTTGTTTTGACCCATCCTTTGGGTTTAATTTTTGTGCAGGTTCAATTGGCGAGGTGCCAGTCTTGCTGGTAAAACCACAATCATACATGAACTACAGTGGGGAGGCTGTGAGTTATTCCTAGTCTTTCTTAGTCGAAATTATTAGCTTGTGAAATGTAAGGACCAATTATAAGTTTGTTACTTAAATAAATGTTTCTTGGAAACTAAATTACTTGTGGGAATAGTTGCATTCATTATCACTTAAACAATGTGATTTATTTACATTTATATCATATGTCTGTTTGAAATTCATAACCTTGGATAAAATAGTTGGTACAGCGTGACTATAATTGTGAACATTTAATGTTTTTTCCCTGAAAGGAGTGGACATTTGATGTCTGTTGTTATAAAATACTGCCTGTTAGCAGTATGCATACATAATCCATAACAGGAAAATAtagctcttaaaaaaaatctttggtcAAAGTTGAGTTTTAGCTTATTCCAGGGTATAGATATATCAGTTCTTAATAAGAAACCATATTTACTGCAGACAAATTCAAGTTCAGTATCCATCTTTAAATATTCTTAAGCGTCTATAAATCGGTTTCCAATGACTAGTCAGTTTGGTTGAATGCATCTTTCTCTTCGTTTTGCTAAAACATCACACATCATGTCTTATGTAACATGCTACTAGAAAATGGCAAGACTAGTTGAGCATCGGTAGTCATTTATCACTAGTTCACTATCCTAACATGTTCTGTTGTCATGTGAAGATTGGACCACTTGCTGCCTATTACCAAGTACCATTGCGGCACATCCTCGTGGTACTACTCATCATCGTTCTTTTTATGATCTACAGCCTCCAGTCATTATCATAAACTCAAAAGTTGACTGATGTCTGTGAGTTTCTTGTCTTCAGATTTATGATGAGATGAGTATGCCCAATTGTGTATTACGGCTTCAAAGGAAAGGTGGTCATGGCCGCCATAATGGGTAACGTTaaaatttccaaatattttgaatCGATCCATATGAGCTTGCTACTTCATTTAGTAATAAGAAACATGCTGATGCCACTCCACTATAGAACGCAGCAGATTTAGTCCAGCCACTTGATTTAGTGAATTCCATAGTTAAGCAAGCGCACAAGAATTGAATTAACACATAGTTTAATACACTAAAAGTTGGCCTGGTTTAGTTGCCAAATGTAATGTATATGTTTACTTGTCAAATAGATTTGGTTATCTCGATATCATACTTGATTCTTTACAACTTGATGGAtagtttgtgttgagagttttATCTGGACTTCAAAGAACCAACAAATtgagttttgcaaaatttaatTGTTTGCGAAGTTTAACTGTATCAAACTTTAATACTTGAATACGCCGGTGCATCTGCAGAAGTAATAGTCTTTATTCTCTTGATTGAAGATTATCTCATTGTTGTCAAACTTCATAATTTTGCTAGGGAAGATGCTATGTTACAATTTACTCATGGGCATCATACTTTTGAAGTAGTTATCTCTGTGATAGTAATATTTAAGGTTCATAACCTTAAATATCCTTAATGTCGCTTTACAATGACCATTTTCTCTGAAAAACAGCTTACAGAATGTGATTGAGCATTTGGATGGCTGTCGGGAATTTCCTCGTTTGTCTATAGGTACACCACTACATTCATGACCTTACTCGTCTATACTTCACGGAAAGTTTATGCCAATATTAAGTTGTTGGCTGTTGGATATAGGCATTGGTAGCCCACCTGGCAAAATGGACACACGAGCTTTCCTTCTGCAGAAGTTCAGTTCAGAGGAAAGAGTGCAGGTATTGTCTTCGCTCTATGTTTAAGCTGTTAAGCATTTCAAAGAAGATATGTCAAAGTATGAAActccctttcctttccttttcacGCTGCTCCACTATTGACTGTTGGAAAAAGATAAAAGATCTTCCACCATTTGGCTGGCTTATCATAATTGATGCATATTAATGTTGGGTGTAGGCTGTAATGGTGCTAATGATTGTCTGTAAACACACTTATTTCTATACGAAGATTAAGGATCCGGTTCCATGTTGGATAGACTACACAATTTGGAGTAGTGCCTCAACTACGTTTTACACTTTAGTTATTGGTGCAGAGGGACTATCTCAATTTGTATATTGTTATCAATACCAACTCAAGCCGCTGTTAACCGGGAAGGGTTTTGCAGAGTTGGTTCTGGAAAAGAACATCAGGAATCGTAGCTTTTACTTTATCATCTTAAAGGGAAACTGTTGTTAATTAAGCCTGAACTTTCTTGTTTCCTAGTAGTCTGCCCTTTTCTGGTAGGAACTTTGTGATATAGCTGCTACTTGGATTGTTGATTTAAACCTGTTTTACAAATTTGATGAAGATCGACACTGCTTTGGAGCAAGGGGTGGATGCTGTAAGGACCCTTGTGCTAAAGGGTTTTAGTGGAAGTATTGAAAGATTCAACCTGGTGCAGAAGTACAAGTTCCACAGAGTTTGACCGTTTGAGGATCTGTTAGATGCTTGGGTTAACTTATGCAAGAGAACCCGATATGTATCAACATCATTTGAAAGTGTTGGGTATGGTAATTTGCAGTTTTGCACAACGTACCTAGGTGCACTGAGTTGCTGCCCAAGTGTCCTGCAGTTTTGAGGATATTAAGAACTTAGCATGGTGTACATAAGGTAgagtatatatattattttcctAAAGAGAACATGTGGTTTACTGTAATTGGGTTATAAACTAGGTTAATTTGACCAAGGCCATGCAAAAAACGCTTATTTCTTATGTAAGTTGATGACTAAGACATTTGAGTTTAATGTAAAGGAGGAAATATAGGCTATTTTGATTCTCTCCTTTCCTAAGTCTGATTTCATCCATGCGAATAGATACCAGCTGTCCCTCTTGGAGTGGATAATTACCCTACAAAGtgatcacacacacacacacacacacacacacacacacacacacacacacacacacacacataataCGTGTGTGTCCGTACAACTCGTTTTCATCTACTTGATGTGGTAAAGTTGTTTAGTAGTGTGCCATGTTATGGTTCGAGATGTCTAAGCCTCTACGTTATCTTGTCCTTTAGAAAATTATTGTAGGAGATCCCCATGACTTCTTTGATAAGGacatgaaaataaaatatagttattattattttattatggTATGTCAATCTGAACTTGTCTGGCAAAAGACAGGTAGAAAACGTTTCTTTTTTCATGTACTTATGTGAAAGTTAGCACAACTTCTTGCATCAGTTAACCTATTCTACCATCTAGAAGAACCAGAGAAGCTAATGTAGCCGTAGTTTATTTTCTATCATTCATGACTAATCTAGAAGTTTTGTGGTAACAAGTTTTCTCATGGTTAAACGCCATCTACAACTATCTTTCAACCAATGTCTAGACTAAGTTTAAAAACTAGGTGTTAACAATCTGCTATGTGATTATTTAAGGAGGCAAGGTCTGTTAGAGTTTTAGGTGCTGACAGAATCGCTGGACCTCCAAGCTGATTGAGCACATGGTGGTGATAATGGTGTGTGTGCTGATATTCTATTAAATGCATGCAGAATGTACTGAAAATTAGTTGAGTAGCTCTTGACCTGGGACCATATATTTTTACTACCACGAGTCATGAACAGGAACATCCTTAGCTGTGAACTGGCCCACAATAAGTAGCATTGAGCATACATAATAGGTTCCATTTAATAGGGTATCTGTTATACGTACTAGGTTCAGTTCATAAGTTAGATTTATGAGGTTAGTTTATACAGTTAGTTTTATGAGGTTAGTTTATACGTACTATATACGCTTTTCTGATTGTCCCTttcatttttgtactcacaacTACATGCATGCCTACGTTTCATCAAATCATCTTTATTGAACCATACAAAATAAAATTGTGATTTGGCAATTAAGTTCATAGACTTGAATTCTATAAGCCTGTTGTTAATTATTAGCTTGATGGCAATTGGCAACCTCCATCTATTTGTTCCCTTCTTTTTCACATATTGCTCTAGGATCTTGTATAGTTGGAGAAATACCCAGCATAGTGTTGTTTGGATCGTAGGCTTCCCTTTGTCTAAAACATAATAAAACAAGATAATTGTTTTTTTCAATGGAAAGGGTGGATGTATTTTTTGTTATGTAAcccaaaaatttatttaaagGACCATCTGTTTTATTGGAAAGATTTTGTTGAAGGGATCTTCCATGCTTGCTCTAAGAGGTAGAAATTTCtccattgaaaaaaataaagaagatCGGCACCACCTTTTTTATGGGAGCAGTAGGCAATCTACTGAAATTATctacacctttttttttttggtgggaCTGGATTCCAGTTATGCAGATTAATTAGATATAAGATAGAAGTAGTCCATcgaagaaaaataaagaagatCGGCACCACCTTTTTTATGAGAGCAGTAGGCAAGCTAATGAAATTATCTACACCTTGTCTTTTGGTGGGTCTGGATTCCAGTGATGTAGATTAATTAGATATAAGATAGAAGTAGATGTTAGAGTTCTACGACAAAtacaattctatatatagagaATAGTATCCATATCTAGTATCTGCCCCTACACAATTTCCCATGATTTGCCGTTAGTTGCAAGTCAGTTAAGGCTATACATACTATTGCTCAATGTTAAGTGTCtgaaataaaaggaaaggaagaaaTGAACACCTCTTCAAAAGGAAAGATGTAATAGCTATTAGCTCTTTGTTGATACTTGATCTAGAGATGCAGAATACATTTGAAAGTTGTTGAATCCAAACCGTTATTATTATATTGCTTTGAAGGATCTGCTTTCAGTAACAATTCGCAAGATGTTCCTCCTCTGCGTCAATCTTCTCAGATCAGCACTAAGAACTACTACCTATTGGTGAAAGAACTGTCCGGAAGGTTAGATCACAAATAAAATGGAAAACTAGTTTGAGTATGATAATCCACCATGTCCTCTACCCATAGAAGTAATaacaaaatgaaataaaaagaaaCGTACTCTGATTAAAGTAACCTTTTTACTAGAGCATCAAAGGCAAATAGTGAAAAACTAGTTTGAGTGCAGCGCTGCCTATACTTCATAAAAGCCAAAGATACCTTGTGGTGTGATGTTACGAATAACAATTAGGTGGCTTGTCTAACACATTACACCagatatgatatttttcaaaGGTTTAGTTTTGACCTTGGTTTCAAGACCTAaaaacattagtataataaccTCACTTCCACTACTTTTTGCTAAAACAACCGTGCCTAAATCTTTTCAAATCACCAAGTGGATTCCAAAGTTTTAAAGATTAGATTTTATAAAGTTCTTCCCTCCACCATCAAGTTACCTAAACTACTTGCTAATCCCTTTCTTAAAGCCATAACACAACTAGGGCATGAAGTAATCATACATCTAATCCGTGTGCATCCATGTGTTGATTACTGACATGCAGAGCTGTATTAGATTTACCAAGTGTCGTAAATCATAATCATAGGTGTACTAGCAGGTGTTTggtttttatctatttttattaggTGGGAGGAGAGTTGCGGTGGGTGTCCCGTTTTTATacggtttttattagatgggtaGTAGGAGAGGAGGTGAGAGGATGTATAACGAAATTGGTATTTCATATTAGTAGAGACTAGCTTATTTCGTGCTCTACACTGGATCTTGTTGGAAAATAAGgcatatttaggtttaatttaatttataaataattcatgggaaaaaactgataaactaatatgatcatatcattaGAGTATAATCTAGATATATGTACGAAATCATAACATATAACTAGATccactatactcaaaattaggaatcATAGGAAATAAAGTACAGGTAGCATAGTTTTTATGTACTGGTCCTGCGTTGTGGATGTTGCTAAAGATGCTAGTTGCACTGTGTTGACAGCATgatcgatcctgctgatgaCGCGCCAagtttgttgacgatgacagcagGCAGTGCCTAAGCGACTAGGAAGACGAGCTATGATGAAGAACTTGAACTGTCGCGTGGAGTGCTTCCAAAAAACCTTATTTGCCCTCtcccggtgcaagatctcaagagcgagggtttcagagacctgctctcccgttcgCTAGTGAACATCGACGCTGGGATGGAATAGACTACAGCGGCAGCACAACtaagagagaaagaggcaaaattCTAACTTTTATATAAACTCACGTAATGAGAGTGTTTCTAATTTTAGGGCTGCTATCAATTAGTAGTCTATGTTATATGTGTACCCAATAAGATAggggtccttgcatatatatagggagaaaaccCCTCCACCTCTACCTCTATTAGCAATATTGTACTAATAGAGGGTGGATCTCAACATGGTCCACCTCTCTACGATAtgagcctttgagatttattaggaattattacatagatcggccccaataattctaacaatcctccaccagatctcaaagtcccatagAGAATTGCCAATGTCTCActgttgtttgatataccaATATTTCAGTAGAGACTGTTAAGTtaaacatccacctagaacatcaagctacaccCATTCATAACTTGAACAATGTactatgccttgaattgcaagttttgtgcacacaaattttacttaaagtcataactgatacttatCTGCCAGTAGACTACCCtgcgggtggagcatataagtcctactccatggtctcttcacgaatttactagagatcacccaaatATCATCAACTATGACCAacagtcagactcatataggtgtgttctttcaagaatgccctgTAGGTCAGCATGTTCGCTACTTAAAGCCCACAGAACACATTAAGACAATAGCCAATCTTCCTTACAGATCTATAAGAGTATtacatcttcactcgagtgggttAAACAACAAGGTACTCTCCTccagttagaccaatagcttgttcttcctatgtcctaattcacgggatcttcGATCACATAGGTTAGGTTACCAACTATgttataactcacatgggtctcatacccatctcattcgatgcattatctatcatactctgtgatagtccctttgtaaagggatctgctAGGTTCTTaactgtttggatataatctaaGGTTATCACTCCAGAGTTTCTTAATTTCTTGAcagacttcaatcgtctctttacgtaccttgaggacttgtcattatccttagaactgtttactttgataataactgTCTGATTACCACAATTTATAAGGATAGCTGGTACCGATTTCTCAACCACAggtaagtccatcaacaactcatGCAGCCATTATGTCTCAACAGTGGCTGTGTCTAATGCAATGATTTCTGCTTCCATAGTTAACCTCGTCAAGATGATctatttgcaagacctccatgacacAACAccaccacctagagtgaatacatatccacttgcaGCGTAAATCTCATTACcatcagatatccagtttgaatcactataaccctccagtacCGATGGGTACCCAAATAGTAAAGACCATAACTtatagtaccaagcaaatagtGC includes:
- the LOC133899580 gene encoding chloroplastic group IIB intron splicing facilitator CRS2, chloroplastic-like — encoded protein: MSLAMATPTTSSTFSSPLLPSSPTPRRTPADPLRRIRRPRLVAVASVPDPAAGPVEYTPWLIAGLGNPGDKYYGTRHNVGFEMVDRIARDEGITMNTIQSKSLLGVGSIGEVPVLLVKPQSYMNYSGEAIGPLAAYYQVPLRHILVIYDEMSMPNCVLRLQRKGGHGRHNGLQNVIEHLDGCREFPRLSIGIGSPPGKMDTRAFLLQKFSSEERVQIDTALEQGVDAVRTLVLKGFSGSIERFNLVQKYKFHRV